In Sorghum bicolor cultivar BTx623 chromosome 10, Sorghum_bicolor_NCBIv3, whole genome shotgun sequence, one genomic interval encodes:
- the LOC8067678 gene encoding protein GLUTAMINE DUMPER 6: MSLEGAAGVPQAMSLWRTPTPYILLVIGSMMFLIALVLLVLICARNSRRSSRRRGSSDDDDEEAPSSARMPVLKPLDREPKVAVIMAGERAPSFLASAKPLPLAWGADEAGGGGGAGAVPYV, translated from the coding sequence ATGAGTTTGGAGGGAGCTGCAGGTGTGCCGCAGGCGATGAGCCTGTGGAGGACGCCGACCCCGTACATCTTGCTGGTCATCGGGTCCATGATGTTCCTCATCGCGCTTGTGCTGCTCGTGCTCATCTGCGCGCGAAACAGTCGTCGCTCCTCGCGGCGGCGCGGGTCgtcggacgacgacgacgaggaggcgccCAGCTCCGCGCGGATGCCGGTGCTCAAGCCGCTCGACAGGGAGCCCAAGGTCGCCGTCATCATGGCCGGCGAACGCGCGCCGTCATTCCTCGCCAGCGCCAAGCCGCTCCCGCTCGCCTGGGGCGCTGACgaggctggcggcggcggcggcgcaggcgCCGTACCGTACGTGTAG
- the LOC8083486 gene encoding protein GLUTAMINE DUMPER 5: protein MRPMERVEGVAAPVMAGGGARAPSLWRTPTPYLFLGFAVMMGLIVVALLVLVCTRRKPAAADDEKAATVRGVLVPLDREPKVVVIMAGDALPSFIAVASAKMPLAFATPSAGAEEAV from the coding sequence atgaggccGATGGAGAGAGTTGAAGGTGTGGCGGCGCCGGTAATggctggcggcggcgcgcgggcgCCGAGCCTGTGGAGGACGCCGACGCCGTACCTCTTCCTGGGGTTCGCGGTGATGATGGGGCTCATCGTGGTGGCGCTGCTCGTGCTCGTCTGCACGCGCCGCAAGCCGGCGGCGGCCGACGACGAGAAGGCGGCGACGGTGCGCGGGGTGCTGGTGCCGCTGGACCGGGAGCCCAAGGTCGTGGTCATCATGGCCGGCGACGCCCTCCCGTCCTTCATCGCCGTCGCCAGCGCCAAGATGCCGCTCGCCTTCGCCACGCCGTCCGCCGGTGCCGAGGAGGCCGTGTAG
- the LOC8067677 gene encoding protein GLUTAMINE DUMPER 5: MRLERGGSGVAVKLMSGTGGAPPSPWRTPTPYILLGLAFVMGVIAVALLVLICTRKKTPSSSSSDEKAAADAARALAPLDREPKVVVFMPGDHAPSFLASAKPLGGDDGTAAV; encoded by the coding sequence atgaggctgGAGAGAGGTGGATCAGGTGTTGCCGTGAAGCTAATGAGCGGCACAGGCGGGGCGCCGCCGAGCCCATGGAGGACGCCGACACCGTACATCCTCCTGGGCCTCGCCTTCGTGATGGGCGTCATTGCGGTGGCGCTGCTCGTGCTCATCTGCACGCGCAAGAAGACgccgtcgtcatcgtcgtcggacgagaaggcggcggcggacgcggcgcgaGCGCTCGCGCCGCTAGACCGGGAGCCCAAGGTCGTCGTCTTCATGCCCGGCGACCACGCGCCGTCCTTCCTCGCCAGCGCCAAGCCGCTCGGCGGTGACGACGGCACGGCGGCAGTGTAG